A region of Piscinibacter gummiphilus DNA encodes the following proteins:
- a CDS encoding TonB-dependent receptor, whose product MYAPPLRRHCAPAALNRLSAAVLLALVVPAHAQESATLAPVVVRGQAAATDRALDDQEAADDIRSVVRNDGIGRLPDRNAAEALQRLPGVSIERDQGEGRYVRVRGLGPDLNAVTINGTRVPSPESGRRAVMLDVLPSALIGSASVIKTLTPDMDANSLGGTIDIRTLSAFDQPGRLLSFELGGSHSDNVSKTSPLGSLLFADRFMDGRLGVAFGLNAEQRKFGSDNVETGGAWDGNALEEFERRDYRITRERVGAGLNLEFKPAKGQLYYLRSMASQFSDDEVRNAHTIAFDAPQEAGVLGDAESVRSLKARKETQRIYSLALGTDQTLGDWELNLAGGVSRASETTPRSISAADFDGGTYSNVGFTDGRTPTLLAPASINEAAGYSLSEIELEENAARDREYTLKLDLAKSLPIFGAAGQIKFGGKISRRTKTNDQTTWTSDDFGPAPTDLASYAGPSPRYPFGAFGPTIQPGAIQAILPGSVIEVDEVESVINDYTMKENLDAAYVQSKFQLADWHLIAGVRYEGTRFTASGTGYDEGAGTFMPRDSQHRDDHWLPGLHARHDLDDTTSLRAAWTNTVVRPTFEQLRPGFTIDGSEGEFGNPDLKPLRSSNLDLGIERRLGYAGAVSVYGFHKNIRDFVFQTTADMSAAFPGVTDATTYANGGQAKVYGVELAYTQALRSLPAPWNGLLVGANATFSDSRADVSVGGVSRRITLPSQSKRVFNLVLGWENPVFGVRLAANHKSSYLLEVGAIDDPSTDQYVDAQTQLDLSMRYSVSKSLQFAFDVQNVTDEPYYVYAGSRDRNAQWEAYGRTYRLSMKYNLE is encoded by the coding sequence ATGTACGCCCCACCCCTTCGACGCCACTGCGCACCCGCGGCGCTGAACCGCCTGAGCGCCGCCGTGCTGCTCGCGCTCGTTGTCCCTGCCCATGCCCAGGAATCCGCCACGCTGGCGCCGGTGGTCGTGCGGGGCCAGGCCGCCGCGACGGACCGCGCACTCGACGATCAGGAAGCCGCCGACGACATCCGCAGCGTCGTGCGCAACGACGGCATCGGGCGCCTGCCCGACCGGAACGCGGCCGAGGCGCTGCAGCGCCTGCCCGGCGTGTCGATCGAACGCGACCAGGGGGAGGGGCGCTATGTGCGCGTGCGGGGGCTCGGTCCCGATCTCAATGCGGTGACGATCAACGGCACCCGCGTGCCCTCGCCCGAGAGCGGCCGCCGGGCGGTGATGCTCGACGTGCTGCCCTCGGCCCTCATCGGCTCGGCCAGCGTGATCAAGACGCTGACCCCTGACATGGATGCCAACTCGCTCGGCGGCACCATCGACATCCGCACCTTGTCCGCCTTCGATCAACCCGGACGCCTGCTGTCGTTCGAGCTGGGGGGAAGCCACAGCGACAACGTCTCGAAGACGAGCCCGCTCGGCTCGCTGCTGTTCGCCGACCGCTTCATGGACGGCCGGCTCGGCGTGGCCTTCGGACTGAACGCCGAGCAGCGCAAGTTCGGCTCCGACAACGTCGAGACCGGTGGGGCGTGGGATGGCAACGCGCTGGAGGAGTTCGAACGCCGCGACTACCGGATCACCCGCGAACGCGTGGGCGCGGGGCTCAACCTCGAGTTCAAGCCGGCCAAGGGGCAGCTCTACTACCTGCGTTCGATGGCCAGCCAGTTCAGCGACGACGAAGTGCGCAACGCGCACACCATCGCGTTCGACGCCCCGCAGGAGGCCGGCGTGCTCGGCGATGCCGAGAGCGTGCGGTCGCTCAAGGCGCGCAAGGAGACGCAGCGCATCTACTCGCTGGCCCTCGGCACCGACCAGACCCTGGGCGACTGGGAGCTGAACCTCGCCGGCGGTGTCAGCCGCGCGAGCGAAACCACGCCGCGCTCGATCTCCGCGGCCGACTTCGACGGCGGCACCTACTCGAACGTCGGGTTCACCGACGGCCGCACCCCCACGCTGCTGGCGCCGGCGTCGATCAACGAGGCCGCCGGCTACTCGCTGAGCGAGATCGAACTCGAGGAGAACGCGGCGCGCGACCGCGAGTACACGCTCAAGCTCGACCTGGCCAAGTCGCTGCCGATCTTCGGCGCCGCGGGCCAGATCAAGTTCGGCGGCAAGATCAGCCGCCGCACGAAGACCAACGACCAGACCACGTGGACCTCGGACGACTTCGGCCCGGCACCGACCGACCTCGCGTCCTACGCCGGCCCGTCGCCCCGCTACCCGTTCGGGGCCTTCGGACCCACCATCCAGCCCGGGGCGATCCAGGCCATCCTGCCGGGTTCGGTGATCGAGGTGGACGAGGTCGAGTCGGTCATCAACGACTACACCATGAAGGAGAACCTCGACGCCGCCTACGTGCAGTCGAAGTTCCAGCTCGCCGACTGGCACCTGATCGCCGGCGTGCGCTACGAGGGCACCCGCTTCACGGCCAGCGGCACCGGCTACGACGAAGGCGCCGGCACGTTCATGCCCCGCGACAGCCAGCACCGCGACGACCACTGGCTGCCCGGCCTGCACGCACGCCACGACCTCGACGACACCACCTCGCTGCGCGCCGCCTGGACCAACACGGTCGTGCGGCCGACCTTCGAGCAGCTGCGGCCCGGCTTCACCATCGACGGCTCGGAAGGCGAGTTCGGCAACCCCGACCTGAAGCCGCTGCGTTCGTCCAACCTCGACCTGGGCATCGAGCGGCGCCTGGGCTACGCGGGGGCGGTGTCGGTCTACGGGTTCCACAAGAACATCCGCGACTTCGTCTTCCAGACCACCGCCGACATGAGCGCGGCCTTTCCCGGCGTGACCGACGCCACCACCTACGCCAACGGCGGGCAGGCGAAGGTCTATGGCGTCGAGCTGGCCTACACCCAGGCGCTGCGTTCGCTGCCGGCGCCGTGGAACGGCCTGCTGGTCGGGGCCAACGCCACCTTCTCGGATTCGCGGGCCGACGTCAGCGTGGGGGGCGTGTCGCGCCGCATCACCTTGCCCAGCCAGTCCAAGCGCGTCTTCAACCTGGTGCTGGGCTGGGAGAACCCGGTGTTCGGGGTGAGGCTGGCCGCCAACCACAAGTCGTCCTACCTGCTGGAGGTGGGTGCGATCGACGACCCGTCCACCGACCAGTACGTCGACGCGCAGACCCAGCTCGACCTGTCGATGCGCTACTCGGTGAGCAAGTCGCTGCAGTTCGCGTTCGACGTGCAGAACGTCACCGACGAGCCCTACTACGTCTACGCGGGCAGCCGCGACCGCAACGCGCAGTGGGAGGCCTACGGCCGCACCTACCGCCTCAGCATGAAGTACAACCTCGAGTGA
- a CDS encoding phytase, producing MNLWIPSSAWVRLGAALVLSAATTVQAAAFPDDVEEAVVLEGGAALVLRKNAVELLDAAGTVRARVAMRGESLDARPGLGLVVDANTERVVPWRIDLARGQLTALPPLPDAGQAVSAACLYRDAQGLSHVFVIGRNGVATQWLLHGGTARAVRTLAVAPDAEGCRVDDRTHRLFVSEAGGVWAHPAQPEGAPRREPVALLQPNGPLKEGGGPVEVLADGSLAVGDPGRGEVLRLVHREGRWRTAGRGVLLPRAGAERLALWHDTTRTRLAVRDASSGHWSLRDLPPDAARATPAATPLPIVTARVQTDPVARFGDAADDPAIWVHATEATRSRVLGTDKKRGLGVYDLQGRELQFLDVGRINNVDLRQDVLLGSERLDLAVATQRDERGLVLFRIAGDGTVSELARLPTGLKDIYGVCLYRSPDGAPEVYVNDKDGRVLHGRIEGPAAHPQLRPLREFRLGSQPEGCVADETQQVVFIGEEKRGVWRVAADGPARPVMVLPVGPWLAADVEGMGLYRTGRANYLVVSSQGNDSYVVLDAAPPHRVRGAFRIGIDPDAAIDGASDTDGLEVSSHGFGPVFARGLLVVQDGRKVLPEAPQNFKYVAWEDVAKALGLP from the coding sequence ATGAACCTCTGGATCCCCTCGAGCGCCTGGGTCCGCCTCGGCGCGGCCCTGGTCCTGTCCGCTGCAACGACGGTGCAGGCCGCGGCGTTCCCGGACGACGTCGAGGAGGCCGTCGTGCTGGAGGGCGGCGCGGCGCTCGTCCTGCGGAAGAACGCGGTCGAGCTGCTCGACGCGGCCGGCACGGTCCGAGCCCGTGTGGCGATGCGAGGTGAATCGCTCGACGCGCGGCCCGGCCTGGGCCTGGTCGTCGATGCGAACACCGAGCGTGTCGTGCCGTGGCGCATCGACCTGGCGCGCGGCCAACTGACGGCCCTGCCGCCACTGCCCGATGCGGGTCAGGCGGTGTCGGCCGCCTGCCTGTACCGGGATGCGCAGGGGCTGTCGCACGTGTTCGTGATCGGGCGCAACGGCGTGGCCACCCAGTGGCTGCTGCACGGCGGCACGGCGCGGGCGGTGCGCACCCTGGCGGTCGCCCCGGATGCGGAAGGCTGCCGGGTCGATGACCGCACCCACCGGCTGTTCGTGAGCGAAGCCGGTGGGGTGTGGGCGCACCCGGCCCAGCCCGAAGGGGCGCCGCGGCGCGAGCCCGTCGCCCTGCTTCAACCGAACGGCCCCTTGAAGGAAGGCGGTGGGCCGGTCGAGGTGCTCGCCGACGGCAGCCTGGCGGTGGGGGACCCCGGGCGGGGCGAGGTGTTGCGGCTCGTGCACCGCGAGGGCCGGTGGCGAACGGCCGGACGCGGTGTGCTGCTGCCGCGTGCCGGCGCCGAACGCCTGGCGCTGTGGCACGACACCACCCGCACCCGGCTGGCGGTGCGGGACGCGTCGTCGGGCCACTGGTCGTTGCGGGACTTGCCCCCGGACGCGGCCCGGGCCACTCCCGCGGCCACGCCCCTGCCGATCGTGACCGCGCGGGTGCAGACCGACCCGGTGGCCCGGTTCGGCGATGCCGCCGACGACCCGGCAATCTGGGTCCATGCGACGGAGGCCACCCGCTCACGCGTGCTGGGCACCGACAAGAAGCGCGGCCTCGGGGTCTACGACCTGCAGGGGCGGGAGCTGCAGTTCCTCGACGTGGGCCGCATCAACAACGTCGACCTGCGCCAGGACGTGCTGCTGGGCAGCGAACGCCTGGACCTCGCGGTGGCCACCCAGCGCGACGAGCGCGGCCTGGTGCTCTTCCGCATCGCCGGAGACGGCACGGTGTCGGAGCTGGCCCGCCTGCCGACCGGGCTGAAGGACATCTACGGCGTGTGCCTCTACCGCTCGCCCGATGGCGCGCCCGAGGTCTACGTCAACGACAAGGACGGGCGAGTCCTTCACGGGCGGATCGAAGGCCCGGCCGCGCATCCCCAGCTGCGGCCCCTGCGCGAGTTCCGCCTGGGGTCCCAACCCGAAGGCTGCGTGGCGGACGAGACGCAGCAGGTGGTGTTCATCGGCGAGGAAAAACGCGGCGTGTGGCGCGTGGCCGCCGACGGGCCGGCCCGGCCGGTGATGGTGCTGCCGGTGGGACCGTGGCTGGCCGCCGACGTCGAGGGCATGGGCCTGTACCGGACCGGGCGCGCGAACTATCTCGTCGTGTCCAGCCAGGGCAACGACAGCTACGTCGTGCTCGATGCGGCACCCCCGCACCGGGTCCGCGGCGCCTTCCGCATCGGCATCGACCCCGACGCGGCGATCGACGGTGCGTCCGACACAGACGGCCTCGAAGTCAGCTCGCACGGCTTCGGCCCGGTCTTCGCCCGGGGCCTGCTGGTGGTGCAGGACGGCCGCAAGGTGTTGCCGGAGGCGCCGCAGAACTTCAAGTATGTGGCTTGGGAGGATGTGGCGAAGGCGCTGGGGTTGCCCTGA
- a CDS encoding AraC family transcriptional regulator, translating into MKTALTHYHARMQRVLEHIDQHLDDDLDLETLSRVAVWSKFHFHRQFSATFGLTVHRYIQLTRMKRASYQLAYRSEQSVTDVALDAGYDAPDAFARAFRQQVGQAPSVFRNGADWASWFAAFEPLNNARSKLMTRTFTLDDVTLREEPATPVAIMKHRGDPAMFGATLQRFIAWRKANGLHPRHHATFNVWRSEKSPADPADYDVDLCVGIDPHQQTVQREGERIERGAIPGGRCAVLRVVGHTDDLEPAALFLYRTWLPASGETLRDFPIYCRRLSFFPEVAEHEAVAELFLPLE; encoded by the coding sequence ATGAAGACGGCGCTCACCCACTACCACGCCCGAATGCAAAGGGTGCTGGAGCACATCGACCAGCACCTGGACGACGACCTGGACCTGGAAACCCTCAGCCGCGTCGCCGTCTGGTCCAAGTTCCATTTCCACCGGCAGTTCTCAGCGACCTTCGGCCTCACCGTCCACCGCTACATCCAGCTGACCCGCATGAAGCGCGCGTCATACCAGCTGGCCTACCGGAGCGAGCAGAGCGTCACGGACGTGGCCCTGGACGCCGGGTACGACGCGCCGGACGCTTTCGCCCGGGCGTTCCGCCAGCAGGTCGGCCAAGCGCCCTCGGTCTTCCGGAACGGGGCCGACTGGGCCTCGTGGTTCGCCGCCTTCGAGCCGTTGAACAACGCCAGGAGCAAGCTCATGACACGAACCTTCACCCTGGACGACGTGACCCTCCGCGAGGAGCCCGCCACGCCGGTCGCCATCATGAAACACCGCGGCGACCCGGCCATGTTCGGCGCGACGCTGCAGCGGTTCATCGCATGGCGCAAGGCCAACGGCCTGCATCCCCGCCACCACGCCACCTTCAACGTCTGGCGGTCCGAGAAAAGCCCGGCCGACCCGGCGGACTACGACGTCGACCTGTGCGTCGGCATCGACCCGCACCAGCAGACGGTCCAGCGGGAAGGGGAGCGGATCGAGCGGGGCGCCATCCCGGGCGGGCGTTGCGCCGTGCTGCGCGTGGTGGGCCACACGGACGACCTGGAGCCGGCGGCCCTCTTCCTCTATCGCACCTGGCTCCCGGCCAGCGGCGAAACGCTGCGTGACTTCCCGATCTACTGCCGGCGGCTGAGCTTCTTCCCGGAGGTGGCGGAACATGAAGCGGTGGCCGAGTTGTTCCTGCCGCTCGAATGA
- a CDS encoding SMI1/KNR4 family protein yields MNDTPQRAHRILDKLSQAKAADPDLEVFGADAHGYVVHPPANLQAVSDFEVRLGIQLPPAYRQFVLEVGNGGDGYQGSAAGPFYGIYGVGDSMGAMQSESLAKVVARPCVLSPGMSRPDWEALVTRLGLDGDLDDETYDEAHDTLFGGLLPLGSQGCSMYHGLVVNGPHTGRVVNFDIDRSGPPVFAFEPDFLTWYERWLDEVISGDLLQEGPSWFGYMRGGLEAELLAGWLGSEDAQTANEYLVGLLSKRRLSEATLDALVARQPENGEHRPLVCQIVCKHDPDKARALLTLLAAQEPLSFLQCLHWHARDRAQQWQAEVLAIADRITDLETFRFFTYVLEVLPVDRGSILTPFTRHEQAGVRRQALHALGKVADRRPHLHCFIAGLHDEDSTVVHASLQALHGVKDRSLLPHYRRVAERYPEERDHVLVNLEHRLKELGTSRATLLLAPAGAAHGTGLGAMMRHFANLVTGRRTGR; encoded by the coding sequence ATGAACGACACCCCCCAACGAGCCCACCGCATCCTGGACAAGCTGTCGCAGGCCAAGGCCGCCGATCCCGATCTGGAGGTGTTCGGCGCGGATGCGCACGGCTACGTGGTCCATCCGCCGGCCAACCTTCAGGCCGTGAGCGATTTCGAGGTGCGCCTGGGCATCCAGCTGCCGCCGGCGTATCGGCAGTTTGTTCTTGAGGTGGGCAATGGCGGGGACGGATACCAGGGGTCGGCGGCGGGGCCGTTCTACGGGATCTACGGGGTCGGCGACAGCATGGGCGCCATGCAAAGCGAATCGTTGGCCAAAGTGGTGGCCAGGCCCTGCGTCCTCTCGCCGGGCATGTCACGCCCGGACTGGGAGGCACTGGTCACCCGGTTGGGCCTGGATGGCGACCTGGACGACGAGACGTATGACGAGGCGCACGACACCCTGTTCGGCGGTCTGCTCCCGCTGGGGTCGCAGGGCTGCTCGATGTATCACGGCCTGGTCGTGAACGGCCCGCACACGGGGCGCGTCGTCAACTTCGACATCGACCGCAGCGGACCGCCGGTCTTCGCATTCGAACCCGACTTCCTGACTTGGTACGAGCGATGGCTGGACGAAGTCATCTCGGGCGACCTACTGCAGGAGGGGCCCTCCTGGTTCGGCTACATGCGCGGGGGCCTCGAGGCCGAATTGCTCGCCGGCTGGCTGGGCAGCGAGGACGCGCAGACGGCGAACGAGTACCTCGTCGGACTGCTGTCCAAGAGGCGGTTGAGCGAGGCGACTCTGGACGCGTTGGTCGCTCGCCAGCCCGAGAATGGTGAGCACCGCCCGCTGGTCTGCCAGATCGTCTGCAAGCACGATCCGGACAAGGCTCGGGCGCTGCTCACTCTGCTGGCAGCACAGGAGCCGCTGTCCTTCCTGCAATGCCTTCATTGGCATGCGCGAGACCGCGCGCAGCAGTGGCAGGCGGAGGTTCTGGCAATCGCGGACCGCATCACCGATCTGGAGACCTTCCGCTTCTTCACCTACGTGCTGGAGGTGCTGCCTGTGGACCGCGGCTCCATCCTGACGCCGTTCACCCGCCACGAGCAGGCCGGCGTGCGCCGCCAGGCTCTGCATGCGCTGGGCAAGGTCGCGGACCGCCGGCCGCATCTGCATTGCTTCATCGCCGGGTTGCATGACGAGGACAGCACCGTCGTTCACGCTTCGCTGCAGGCGTTGCACGGCGTCAAGGACCGCTCCCTGCTTCCCCACTACCGGCGGGTCGCGGAGCGCTACCCCGAAGAGCGCGACCATGTGCTTGTCAACCTGGAGCACCGACTCAAGGAACTGGGAACCTCCCGGGCCACGCTGTTGCTGGCACCCGCAGGGGCAGCCCATGGCACGGGCCTCGGCGCGATGATGCGGCACTTCGCCAATCTGGTGACGGGGCGGCGAACCGGTCGTTGA
- a CDS encoding Fic family protein produces MSPKQPKFIWQQPSWRRFAVQADSVAADLARAHKSHGVVEGQAAAIGVTLDGEVAVHVLSAEVIATAAIEGQHYSAAAVRSSVLRRLGLPHTGGTDRHVDGLVEVINDATDNFAVPLDADRLCRWQSALFPGGTSGIQRIAVGRFRDHAEPMQIVSGQADRETVHYEAPPSRSVPAEMDHFLEWFNATDPTKPAAPGAAMDGFTRAAIAHLWFELIHPFEDGNGRVGRAVMDMAIAQHQGKPLRLYSVSQQLMSHRAEYYEALNQAARGTGDVTEWVRWFARQVTSACEASSSIIDQAIQKRRFWERHGSEAVNPRQRKVLQRLLDDGDGGFAGGLNAEKYMKMTGASKPTATRDLAAMVAAGQLWTSGAGKAVRYYVAMPGWTHGVEARNHEPPSAP; encoded by the coding sequence ATGAGCCCGAAGCAGCCCAAGTTCATCTGGCAGCAACCGTCATGGCGGCGCTTCGCGGTGCAAGCCGATTCGGTGGCTGCAGACCTCGCTCGGGCGCACAAGAGCCACGGGGTGGTGGAAGGTCAGGCCGCGGCCATCGGCGTCACGCTCGATGGGGAGGTTGCCGTGCATGTCCTCTCGGCCGAGGTCATCGCCACGGCCGCGATCGAAGGCCAGCACTACTCGGCGGCCGCTGTTCGGTCGTCCGTGCTGCGCCGGCTCGGCCTCCCGCACACCGGTGGCACCGACCGCCATGTCGACGGGCTCGTGGAGGTCATCAACGACGCGACGGACAATTTCGCGGTCCCCCTCGACGCCGACAGGCTCTGCCGCTGGCAGTCGGCCCTGTTCCCCGGCGGAACCTCCGGCATCCAACGCATCGCGGTCGGCCGGTTCCGCGACCACGCCGAGCCGATGCAGATCGTCAGTGGCCAGGCGGATCGGGAGACCGTCCACTACGAAGCCCCGCCCTCGCGCTCGGTTCCGGCCGAGATGGACCACTTCCTCGAGTGGTTCAATGCCACCGACCCGACCAAGCCGGCTGCTCCCGGCGCCGCGATGGACGGGTTCACGCGAGCAGCGATCGCGCACCTCTGGTTCGAACTCATCCACCCGTTCGAGGATGGCAACGGGCGGGTCGGACGTGCGGTGATGGACATGGCCATCGCCCAGCACCAGGGCAAGCCCCTGCGTCTCTACAGCGTGTCCCAGCAGCTGATGTCCCACCGGGCCGAGTACTACGAGGCGCTCAACCAGGCCGCACGAGGGACTGGCGACGTCACCGAGTGGGTCCGCTGGTTCGCTCGACAAGTCACCAGCGCCTGCGAGGCCTCGAGCAGCATCATCGACCAGGCCATCCAGAAGCGACGTTTCTGGGAGCGGCACGGGAGCGAAGCCGTCAACCCGCGCCAGCGCAAGGTGCTGCAACGCCTCCTGGACGACGGAGACGGAGGCTTCGCAGGCGGGCTCAACGCCGAGAAGTACATGAAGATGACCGGAGCCTCCAAGCCGACCGCGACACGCGATCTCGCCGCGATGGTCGCCGCGGGACAGCTTTGGACCTCGGGAGCGGGGAAGGCGGTCCGGTACTACGTCGCCATGCCGGGGTGGACTCATGGTGTGGAGGCCCGGAACCATGAACCTCCGAGTGCCCCATGA
- a CDS encoding LuxR C-terminal-related transcriptional regulator codes for MPTFPPDRQAVRPTPVTAPSTKIRPPTADPHQVPRLSVCDRIRQAVTARLVLVRAPAGFGKTTSMLQARAALEADGIDTAWLTLDRADNDVPRFLACLADAVADIAADGFGAAPADPMAALARHPSPFALFLDDFEVIQEPAVLGLVREMLDHLPRRGQVVIGSRGLPDLGLGRLRARGQLVEVDTEHLRFTLDETTEFFQRRGGATPAPQAVALLNRKTEGWVAALWLASLALERHGAGSDFIERFSGSNRAVADYLAEDVLAQQTPEVRGFLLRTSILRDLNASLCQALNPRADSVRILAQLEAANVFLIPLAADAQGAGGPAWRYHSLFADFLRAQLQREMPDEFARLHLSASGWYEAEQRPVPAIEHAIDGGDYPHALSLLVLHAEAFLAQGRMRLLARWFSVVPEAALRAHPLLEVVAVWSACFTQGPWEAMARLDRSGAGRSGDAVVRAHENALRPLLLAMMDRYEDAYEIGRQNLARLPTSRPFADSVLTNAMASVVSVMGESHEAHRLLDATRAARGATPFVRMYTESMEGLLDLQEGRLRQATARFRMVLSQAQTATYEHHNGNAWAGVLYASAVYEENRLDAADHLLNIYLPLARDVGLPDHMILSHVLRSRIAFHRGDIDSAFLVLTELEYLGHHRQLPRVVCSAKLERARMLMLQGNGQAAREELDRADDPAVWDRVARQRLPAHDTDDMALGRLRWLLMFGDARAALPGIAREIARDEASGRRRRVMKLQVLQALALQRAGDPDAASRTLAPVLHAASVEGVMRLVLDEGEPAAALLHRHRQHASDATDPLFDDFLQRLLDAAGPLSAAEPEAVPTPSVDPLQEPLTRKEIRVLQLLAEGYSNSAMAEKLFVSDSTVRTHLRNINMKLNAKSRTQAVAIARRLAVIR; via the coding sequence ATGCCGACGTTTCCCCCCGACCGCCAGGCGGTCCGGCCCACGCCGGTGACGGCGCCGTCGACGAAGATCCGTCCGCCCACGGCCGACCCCCACCAGGTCCCCCGGCTCTCCGTGTGCGACCGCATCCGCCAGGCCGTCACCGCACGCCTCGTGCTGGTGCGCGCGCCGGCCGGCTTCGGCAAGACCACGTCCATGCTGCAGGCCCGCGCCGCACTCGAGGCCGATGGCATCGACACCGCCTGGCTCACGCTCGACCGCGCCGACAACGACGTGCCACGCTTCCTCGCGTGCCTCGCCGACGCCGTGGCCGACATCGCCGCCGACGGCTTCGGCGCGGCGCCCGCCGACCCCATGGCCGCGCTCGCGCGCCACCCCTCGCCGTTCGCGCTCTTCCTCGACGACTTCGAGGTGATCCAGGAGCCCGCCGTGCTGGGCCTCGTGCGCGAGATGCTCGACCACCTGCCCCGCCGCGGCCAGGTCGTCATCGGCTCGCGGGGCCTGCCCGACCTGGGCCTGGGCCGCCTGCGCGCCCGCGGCCAGCTCGTCGAGGTCGACACCGAACACCTGCGCTTCACCCTCGACGAAACCACCGAGTTCTTCCAGCGCCGCGGCGGCGCCACGCCCGCCCCGCAGGCCGTGGCCCTGCTCAACCGCAAGACCGAGGGCTGGGTGGCCGCGCTGTGGCTCGCGTCGCTCGCGCTCGAACGCCACGGCGCCGGCAGCGACTTCATCGAACGTTTCTCGGGCTCGAACCGCGCGGTGGCCGACTACCTCGCGGAGGACGTGCTCGCGCAGCAGACGCCCGAGGTGCGCGGCTTCCTGCTGCGCACCAGCATCCTGCGCGACCTGAACGCGTCGCTGTGCCAGGCCCTGAACCCGCGGGCCGACAGCGTGCGCATCCTCGCGCAGCTGGAGGCCGCCAACGTCTTCCTGATCCCCCTCGCCGCCGACGCGCAGGGCGCGGGCGGCCCCGCGTGGCGCTACCACAGCCTCTTCGCCGACTTCCTGCGCGCGCAGCTGCAGCGCGAGATGCCCGACGAGTTCGCGCGCCTGCACCTCTCGGCGTCCGGCTGGTACGAGGCCGAGCAGCGCCCGGTGCCCGCCATCGAACACGCCATCGACGGCGGCGACTACCCGCACGCCCTCTCGCTGCTCGTGTTACACGCCGAGGCCTTCCTGGCCCAGGGCCGCATGCGGCTGCTCGCGCGCTGGTTCTCCGTCGTGCCCGAGGCCGCGCTGCGCGCGCACCCGCTGCTCGAAGTGGTGGCCGTGTGGTCCGCCTGCTTCACGCAGGGCCCGTGGGAAGCCATGGCCCGCCTCGACCGTTCCGGCGCCGGCCGCAGCGGCGACGCCGTCGTGCGCGCCCACGAGAACGCGCTGCGCCCGCTGCTGCTGGCCATGATGGACCGCTACGAGGACGCCTACGAGATCGGCCGCCAGAACCTCGCCCGCCTGCCCACGTCACGCCCCTTCGCCGACAGCGTGCTCACCAACGCGATGGCCAGCGTGGTCTCGGTCATGGGTGAATCCCACGAGGCCCACCGCCTGCTCGACGCCACCCGCGCCGCGCGCGGCGCCACGCCCTTCGTGCGCATGTACACCGAGTCGATGGAAGGCCTGCTCGACCTGCAGGAAGGCCGGCTGCGCCAGGCCACCGCGCGCTTCCGCATGGTGCTGAGCCAGGCGCAGACGGCCACGTACGAGCATCACAACGGCAACGCGTGGGCCGGGGTGCTGTACGCCTCGGCCGTCTACGAAGAGAACCGCCTCGACGCCGCCGACCACCTGCTCAACATCTACCTCCCCCTCGCGCGCGACGTCGGCCTGCCCGACCACATGATCCTGAGCCACGTGCTGCGCTCGCGCATCGCGTTCCACCGCGGGGACATCGACTCGGCCTTCCTCGTGCTCACCGAACTGGAGTACCTGGGGCATCACCGGCAGCTGCCGAGGGTGGTGTGCAGTGCGAAGCTGGAGCGGGCGCGGATGCTGATGCTGCAGGGGAACGGGCAGGCTGCGCGCGAAGAACTCGATCGGGCCGACGATCCGGCGGTGTGGGACCGGGTGGCGCGGCAACGGCTTCCGGCACACGACACCGACGACATGGCGCTCGGGCGCCTGCGGTGGTTGCTGATGTTCGGAGATGCCCGTGCGGCGCTGCCGGGCATCGCCCGGGAGATCGCGCGCGACGAAGCGTCGGGGCGCCGCCGGCGCGTGATGAAACTGCAGGTGCTGCAGGCGCTGGCATTGCAGCGCGCGGGGGATCCGGACGCTGCATCACGCACGCTGGCGCCAGTGCTCCACGCGGCGAGTGTGGAAGGGGTGATGCGGCTCGTGCTCGACGAAGGGGAGCCGGCGGCGGCGCTGCTGCATCGGCATCGGCAGCACGCGTCCGATGCCACCGATCCGCTGTTCGATGACTTCCTGCAGCGGCTGCTGGATGCGGCGGGACCGCTGTCAGCGGCCGAACCCGAGGCGGTTCCCACGCCCTCGGTGGATCCACTCCAGGAACCCCTCACCCGCAAGGAGATCCGCGTGCTGCAGCTGCTGGCCGAGGGTTACTCCAACAGCGCGATGGCGGAGAAGCTGTTCGTCTCGGACAGCACGGTGCGGACGCACTTGCGGAACATCAACATGAAGCTCAATGCGAAGAGCCGGACGCAGGCAGTAGCGATCGCGAGGCGGTTGGCGGTGATTCGCTGA